GTGCTTTATGTCAAGCTTGGCTTCAAACCAGAACTGTGCCCACaacttttttcattaatttagaAAAACAACTCCCGCACGCATTAGCCATGGCGATTAAACTTCGTACCCACTTTACCCCGACCTCGCCTgtaaagtcaataaaaatgttgccacaACTTTTCGTGCTGCCTTCAGTCGTTATCAGTTTATGTGTCCCCCCAATGGGCGGGGCAGGCAGCAGAGCACAGCGTATACATAATTTTTGGTgccaaaattgaattgattaatAAAAGATGACAAGCGGGAGGAAACTGACCAAGAAGATATCCAGGCTTCAACTTGTGCAactaattttcatttcaaacaaAGTCGAAATAACAAATTTCTAAAGCATGTTTGGCTTacttaatttcttattttaaaattctgtTCTTAAGtttccaaatatttatatttctaccTTGAACTTCATGCGTTGCTCTCAAGCGATAATTAATTTGGTTACTATGATGCttgcattaattttataaatcttAACTTATGGTGTCGCCCTTAATTACTAAAAGTGAATTTTGAGTCCAAGTCTAGTTCCAATAGTATAGTATAAACCTTAATCTCAGACTTGCTTATGGAATCTCTACATATGTAGAAAATGTTTAGTAATAAGTTTCTCATTCTAAATTCCCTTTGCTTCgatttcaagtattttattCGGCTCATAGAAGTATGTAGTTCACTCAAACTATTTGGGAAATGGAATTTGGAATGGCTCTGATTAAACGTTGTAAccacagctgctgttgctgtagcgaCATTCCTTTTCAGGAGAATGCCACAGTCGGCAAGAGAGTGTGGGACATGTTGCATGATGCATATACTCGTATGCATATGCATGACGCATGTTGTTAATGGCGTTTGCAACTGTccaaagcagccaaaaagaaaagttacttaaaaaaaatatcatcaaAAAGTGGTGTTAAGTGCAGTTGGACAGCCACAATCACGACGGCATCTGGGATGCTCTTTGTGCTATGCCCGCTACTGCGGTTAAAGCAAAAAGTAAGCAAAACggaaggaaaggaaaggaaaggatgGGAAAAGCAAAGTCAAAAGGGCAAAGGCTAGTTGAATGTTGGCTTAAAGACTGTACGCAATATGTGCAtaacttttgctttcgcttttgcttttagttggcaaatggcaaatgccaaatgccaggCATAATCTTTGACCCAAATCCCAGCGACAGTCGGCGTGCCATGACGCCTTAAagacacaaaaacaaactgtgTCATTTGGCTGAGCTGTTGCTTACCTGTAGATAACACAGGAGAGTGAGGGGAGCTGTAAAGGGTTGTGCGCgtttgttaaacaaatattgGCACTTGCCTCAATAACCCGGTAAGGGTAAGTGCTTAGCTTAAGTTTGCTTTGGGCTCCGGCCTCTCCTCGAAAATAGGTCACCAACTGGGAAATCCGGAATCCAGAACGGGAGCGGGAGTCCTCGCTTTGCTTGGCCGGATTAACATTTGGCTGGAGCAAATAAAAAGCCAAATTTAAGCCCAGTAATTGCGCCAGCAGACGCATATCACAGCTACAAGCAGACAGGAACACAGACCCTGTGGAGTCacgccacatgccacatcCCACATGCCACATACCCCAGCTAAACTGACGAGAAGGAGGATGGCAgactttgaaattttaatgacaTTTAAGAGCTGTGTTTTGCTCGACTGTCGTAGTAGTAGGCGTGGCACTTGCGCttgaattaacaaattaatgcaaatcCATGGAAAGAATGGGCCAACCACTTGTGTCGTATCTGCCCTTGCCcacatttaatgaatatttattaacttgtTTCAAcgttcagctttagctttgagCTGGTTTTTTAGCGGCTGCATTTCGATTTGCGAGCTCTAATTTAATTGCGCTGCCAGCGCAGGGATGTCGGAGGACACACGGATGTCGACAAGGGCGACAGCATCCGCTTCCGCTTTGGCATGACATCCGTCAGTCGTGGCAATCGCATTAGAATGCGCTGCACTTGTCACCCTGATGGATGAGCTACAACTACCGCGTTACGAGTTGGAGTTGCAACTTTGGGATGCTCGATCATTGCACCTTTATGTCGCCCAGACTGGAGGCAGGTGGTAGGGGGTAGGTGGCAGTTGCTTTCCCTCCAGCTGCGGCTAAATGCATTCGTTTAATTGCATTATGCCGCAGGTACTCACATCACTCGCAGCACTCCAAGTTAACAacaatgctgctgttgctgcattaatttgcattgcatatgAAAGTCAGCATGAGGGCTGTTGGCTTTAGCTTCTTGGTTACTttgttgttctgttctgttgttgtcACCGTCCTGCTTAATGAAGTCAAGCAGCTGCGTCTGTCGACAGGAAGCTTAGGAAAACAATGTGTATTGTGGCAAGACATACTCGTCGTGCCTCATGCTCGTATTTATTAtcacaaaagtgaaaaagctataatttttaaagttgattattaaatttatggtGTACTCTTTATGTATACCAATTCCATTCCATTGCACTCAGATGCTAAAGCAGCAGCACTTGGCCTGAATCAATGCATACAGCTTCTCTTGAGCGTCGAATTCACCGCGTTGCACACGCTGACAGCATCCAAAATCTAAATTGGCTCTATTCTTGTAGGTCTTATCGAACCACTGAACAACTGCATCTGGTCCAAAGTTCGATATCGTCGATCGAAAAGCCGCGTAAGCCTCGCCGGCTTCATCGCTATTGCGATATATTATGATGTATGCGTAACGTCGTGGCTCATACTCAATAATGACTAACTTGACGTAATGGTTGAGTTGTCGGAGTTTCTCATATACCTCAAGGGGAGTCATATGATAGACTTTTTTgagcaaaagttttctaatGTTTCTGGACTCGCACACGGCAATCTTAAACTGGGCATggttaaattttttttgcaaactaGGAAGTGTacatattaataatgtaaattttcAAAGTTACCAACTTGTTTACTCACTACTTAATTGTGCGTTCGATGTGCACATCAGCGAGGTACTGAAGGTAAGCATAGCCACGACTGCTACCCGAGTAATCAATCTTGAAGCGAATCTTGTACACATCACCCAGCTGAAGGGCCACTTGCATGACCTGCTCTACGGTCTGCGACTTTGAGATGCTCGAAAGAAACAGCTGCAAATTGTTTGGTTAACGTCGAACTTTTATTCTGTGCCATCAATTATTGATTGATATTACCTCACCAGCGCCGGACTGTAGTTCCTTTAGTCGCTCTGGCGAAACTTGTTGGCGTGTTGTTAACGAAATGGTGccattatttttgcttttactatATGTCTGTTGAAAactcaaattcattttttttcccTTGATTGTTTACAAAGTTACGAACGCGTGCGCAACAGCTTTTACTATGTCTCAGGGTTGCATGTGGTGTTGCCACTTGGCGTCAGTGCTGCTAGTGGCAACGCTAATCGCTGCAACTGAAAAATACTTGACTACATACAATACCAGCGACTTTTGTATGCAATTATAACTAAAAATGCCAAGTAACTGACACTTGcagttcattttgtttttagttgtttgtTCTGTTGTCTAAGTACATGTCAAGCCAGGGCTTTTACCttggttgtggttgttgttatctCTCTGTATTTTTTGGACAGGTCGCGCGTGCTTTTTTCTAGCTCATGttttaacaatataaatttatgcagGCCACAAACAACTTTGGagctgccagcagcagccgcagacCGCAGCACCTACACTTCGTtgctactgctactgctgctgtggctgctgttgttgtggttgtggtcgCCATAAGCAAGAAGCAAGGGGTCAGAGAAGGGGCAAAGCTTAGCTCTATTGGAGACTGAGAACCCATCCTGATGCACTCAAgtgacagctgctgctgctgttgctgttgctgctattgctgcggctgcttcaTTTTCCTAATTTATACGCGCGCAACGCTAATGAAAATTTGCGTGGCAAGGCAAACCGCATgcttcgttgctgttgccggtAGTGTGGCATGCTCTCTGCTTCCCTGCGCTCTCTCGCTCCCATTTGCTCGATTGTTATACCCGGCATATTTATAGGGAAACGGGGCATTATgacttattttattattaagtattgcatttacatatatgttaaTCAAGACCAACAATTGGAAGCTTAACAATTATTGGCAAAACttaattcataatatttatatctgAATTTTtcttgtctgttttttttagGTATCAAGTATCTCATAGTCGTTTCGGCTCAACTAATACTTTCTCACTCGTTCTTATTGTAAATGACGTGGCGTTGGGACTGGCACTTCAAGGTGCACGTCGTATACTCGGTGCTCCACTTGAGACCCTCGCAGCGTTGGCTGTTGATGCCGCCTTTGCCGTGAGCTGTGGTTGCGAAAGTTCTGCGCGGTCGTAAAATGCTTAGAGACAGCCCCGCGGGCATCAAAATCCTCTTCACTACCTTCCATTGTCCTTGGTGTACAGTGGGAGGCAAACCAATTAGTGCCTAAGGTTTTCTTCATCCTGGTAGGCTTAGTATTTGAACTCATTCAACTTTCTTATAAcatatgcaatatattttatttaaaactgtCATAATTCTGTTTCGCAACACTTGCAATACCCAAAATAAAATGGAGGAACCAAGCGAGGAATTTCTAGATCGTCATTTCAATCAACAACTCATCGATTTTCactgtttttttaataagacCGCCTCCGAGTCAGACCAAACAATCGCAAGCTGTTGGATACAGATCTTTAAGATGGCTCCCAGAGATCAGAAATTATCCAGGAATTGCCTAACACTTTTGATGTATGGACATTTGAATGATTTTGGTCACCTTCAATACCCATTTACTGATTTGCGCAATTGTGCAAAGGACTTAAATGATGTGTTAAATGGATACAACGGCTTTCCCAAACAAAAGCTGGTCAATATGCGGCGAGAGGAGACTGTCGAGTCTTTATCGACAGATAAGTTCAGTCTGGCTAGCACTGTTTCAATGAATAGCTCCTCATCATCTCATTTAGCGCTTGCGACTACAGCGACTTACactaaattgccaaaaaaatcCTCTAAGGAGGAATCGAATTTATTTAGATTCGTTTCAATGGCTGAAACAACTACGGATACCTACGACTCGCATGAGTGTTATAAGAGTATGAAAAACGAAGAAAACCATCCAAGACAGAATAAACTAGATGAGGTTACTATGAGTAGCATATTAACGAATAGATGCGTATTTTCCAATCCTTGCGCAAATTCGCAAAGAATACCTAACCCAAATATTTATGAACATTATGAGCTTCCTGGTATTTCAAATGTCCCgaataatttgcaaaagaaACCATCTATGAAAAATGGCGAGGTACGAAAACGGTCTAAAAGACTCCGAGGATTGTGCATTGACGCTTTTCTTGCAATACGCCGGTTGCGGCTTAGTCGCAGATACTTCAGAGGACAGTTTTATCTAATATTATTGCTTTACGGCACAAGTAGCTGGTATTCGTATCGACGCATTCTGCTTATAAACTTCGTGCCCTTACAATTGATTAACATGATGATAATGCGCGACATTTTGGATACGAAGCGTAGGCTCATTCTTCTCCTGCTTCGATTTTCCTGTAATGTGCGCCTTGGTAAGCTTAATACCGATGTAAAATTCTATCAAGCACCCAAGGTAAAGCTGCAACAGATGTTGGCAATCCTTGAGAGAAAGTATCGTGATATGACAAATGCTTTGTTACGCAAATGTTCTAATCTTCTTTGTAGAATAAAATGAAGTCGAGGATAATTTTCAACATTGTATTTCCTTTGCCAACATTGCAGCAGATGTAATAACATTAACGCGCCAGCTgctcattaattaatttaaacagtgcgcttaattaaatttcaaccaGGTTGAAATAACAATGGGAAAAGCGGAAAAAGCCAGTTGTGCTGGGcgaacaagaagaaaaaataaataaacaatcagCTCTTAAACAGCAGCtactaatttttaattatgcaatgcTTGTCCGATGCAGCTCacggaacaacaacaaagcgcagcagcaacaatgaaaAGGagagtaataaaaaaaatggctGCCAGCTGCGTGTTGCGCCGCCATTTTGTAAGCAGCTGGAattagcagcaaaaaaaagagtcaacaaaaaaaaaaaaaaaacgaaacatgAAAAGAACCGAAACGAACTGCTGCAAAATTGTCGCCAAGAGCACTTGCgacttgtttttcttgttacTATATTATTGCAATCGTAGTTGTGGGCTGCAGTGGACAAGGCGTGGTCAAGCGGTAATTGCAAATGGTCAATGAACTTGccacaaaattcaaataactgCTACACCGTCAGCCAATATACGTAGATATACACTGCAATTGTTGTGTAGTGCAGTTCAAATTGTTTACCCAATATGATTTGACAACTCTCTAAATTGTAGTTGGCAACATCTCATCGGGAGTATGTGGAATATGCAAGTGTGGCAACGCCATGAAGCAATTCACAACGTTATACTCAGTATTTTGAAACTTGAGTTAAGTTTGCATTCATGGAGTTAATTAGTTTGACTTATCGTGCGTTTACTGTACAAATgccgttgtgtgtgtggggctgTACATGTGTGCATATGTATTGCAAATGGCTTCATCAGCTTTTGACTATGCAAATTTATGGTCTATATTTAGGCGTTTGCACACAAGGTTCTCAGCTTCGTCTGCggttgcataaattaattatttatggctTGTGAAACATGTTGCTTAACAGTGTTGTATCCTCTTTCTATCCCGCCCTTCGTatatgtctctctctctctctctctctctctctctctctattacCCTTTCTGTTACCGTCTCTGTCTGCAGTTAAAGCTATTGTTTGTTaagttgcgaattttgtgGAACGGAGTTAAGGCAACGGCTTCGACTACAGGCGTCACCCTCAGGGCTTATCTAATAGAAATGATCGCAAAATATGGTCTTCTTTTCGTTTTCAGTCTGCTTTTCAGTACTATTTTGTGCATGAGAAGCACGCacacataattataatttttacaaCGTCTAAATAAACGCAAATATCTTATGCATAAAGGCAACCGACGAGCAGGAATTGCCATAACACTGCCACAACGATGGAGTAtagggagagggagggagagcgagcgggagacagagagagcggaGCATCAACTGTCTGTAATGAATGACAGTCCAAAGAAGGTAGGCGATAAAAAAGATACATTTATATCTACTGCGAATTCTAGCTGAAAGTGTATAAGATACACTGAATTTGCTAGATGGTTGGGCAAGGTGAGCTGAAAATAGCAAAGttaattaaagtatatttcaattataagcACGTACGAAGTAAATTAAACTTATAATTTCGTGTTGATGTAAAACCAGTTACTCCAAAGGAAAATTGTTACAaagaattataattaaaaatatgtaattatacATTTCTTGATTGTATTTTTCTAGCAATCGGGAAAACAATTAGCTTTGCAATTAAAGTCGCTGGCAAGTATTGCCAATGTGTGATAGAGTATCGCGATATTAACATATGGCCATAATTCTTTTGCGagtgttgcttttgctgtgctGCTTCTCCAATTCAACaattcaacaatttgaaatagcattacaatataatttattcgCTTTATTGCGCTCCGCAACAGCCACAGAGACATATTAATGACTCTCTCACGCTCTCCCATCTGACGTCAGCTGTGTGCCCAGGCGGAGGCTATAAATTTGATTGACGTGGCCAGGTAGTTTGTCAATCAAATTTTGGATATCacacagaacagaacagaacagaacagaagagAAAGCCACACCACACGACATCACAGAAGGACCAAAGATAATCAAAAATGATGCTCAAGGTGCTACTGGTGAGTCAAATAATCTGAGTGTGTGTCTTGTCAGTGTGCGTGATACAGTAAGTGTATGTGTCTTCAATCGTATCGTAATCTTTGCCAGCTCACACTCACAGTCTGGCTGAGTCTGCTTTGTGCTGGCAGCATGGCGAAACCTCATCTGTTGGCCACAACGCCTGTGGGCTATGCAACACCCGGTGGCGCTTGGCTaacagctgcaacagcgcCAGTTGCAACACTGGGAGCTGCATATTATCCGGCCTATgcggcgtatacgtatacgccgTTGTATTATGGCTCATACGCCACGTATCCCTATTACACGTATCTAAGACGCTGACCAGATCCCGGACAAGATTAGTAGCCGAGGagtttgttgcctgttgccgTTTTGTGACtacaatacatacaaatatattgttgttactacatatgtatatattgtaggGCATGTCCTTGTACTCGACTcgataaaattgattaaatctAAATGCTCTTCGTGTGTATATGTGATATTTTACGCTGTTCTTACGTCGATTCGATTTGTGGTCTTGatggtaaataaaaatatttatgaaatcaaataacacacgcacacacacgcatataaaattataaacaaatcaataaagaataaaataggCAAAGGCTGCTGAGTCTGAGCTTGTAtctaaatatgcatgtatttatgtatg
This is a stretch of genomic DNA from Drosophila albomicans strain 15112-1751.03 chromosome 3, ASM965048v2, whole genome shotgun sequence. It encodes these proteins:
- the LOC117571551 gene encoding uncharacterized protein LOC117571551; this translates as MMLKVLLLTLTVWLSLLCAGSMAKPHLLATTPVGYATPGGAWLTAATAPVATLGAAYYPAYAAYTYTPLYYGSYATYPYYTYLRR
- the LOC117572559 gene encoding uncharacterized protein LOC117572559; translation: MNLSFQQTYSKSKNNGTISLTTRQQVSPERLKELQSGAGELFLSSISKSQTVEQVMQVALQLGDVYKIRFKIDYSGSSRGYAYLQYLADVHIERTIKYLQKKFNHAQFKIAVCESRNIRKLLLKKVYHMTPLEVYEKLRQLNHYVKLVIIEYEPRRYAYIIIYRNSDEAGEAYAAFRSTISNFGPDAVVQWFDKTYKNRANLDFGCCQRVQRGEFDAQEKLYALIQAKCCCFSI